TAATGTGACCGAAAGCAGAAAGATTTCTGCTATTGTGAACCATGATAAAAGCAAGACTGCAGCCCTCCCGGAACTTAAAATCAGAACTTCTAATGCAAGTGATAGTGTCCAAAACAGATCATCAAGTACAGAGAAGACACAGAAGCTGAATGGTATTAAGTCTTCTATGAATACAGCAGGAACCATGATGAGGAAAAATGAAATTCACAATTCACCCAATGATGATGGAGATGACAATCCCATAATTGAGAAGACTGTTGTGATGCTTGAGTATGAAAAACCACGTGCCCCTGATTTTAGTAACAAGAAGTCTGAAAATAAACCCGTGCCATCAAGGAGACAATATGACAATGATAGAGTAATGGATAAAGCTGAGACGGTGTCAAGTTATGCTCTTGTTACTCCAATTTTACCAATGAGCACTGATATAGTAGATATAGAAAGCTCAGAGAACCAATCACTCTTGCAACCTACAGAGGTATGTCTAATTAGTAATTTAGTAGATTTCATAATGTTAAACTTTCATAAGTAGTTTGAACAGAATTTTCATAAGCATGATCATGACCTCATGAGCATGGTTCTGAATAGATGAATAGTAAATATGATGAATATTACAATCAACTTATCCAGCCAAGAAGATTCCTTGATTTTATTGTGTTATATATATGAGGATCGAAACTGTAGCTAACATTTtccaataatttaagtttgctAAGCAATAGTAACTGTGGATGTGGCATCATAATATCAACACATACTTTGTAGAATTTCTTACTCAATTTAAATTTACAATTCAATGCAGAAAGTGTGTATAGAAGAGCAGCTTATGTTCAATTTTATGACAATTGGAAATTTGcttatattttcttttgaatttcagATAGGATATGTTACTTTTAGGTATTTTAACTGTATGGtgaagaaaattttaatttgatttatcttCTATAAATATCATGGGAGCAATTCTTCATTTCTCTAAATTTAAATGTCTTATATTCCAAAAATCAGGATAAAAGAGATAACACAGAGAGCAAACCTTCAAAATCATCTAGCATTTGTACTGCTGAGGAACCTTATCATGCCCCATCTGCCCGAGTTTCTTGTTCAGAAGACAGTTGTCCACGGGATTCTGAGCAGGGTAATGCACTTCCAACACGCTTGGAGACTGCATCAACATCAATTGGTGCACGTGTGTCTGATTCCAGAAACTCAATGCTTGAGAAGATTCCCGAAGTGATTGAGAAGCCAGTAAAGGATTCACCGAAAGGTTTGAGAGGGCTGTTAAAGTTTAGAAGAAAAAATCATAGCTTGCCTTCTGGACCCAACATGGAAGCAGATACTGGCAGTGTTGATGGTTCTCAGGCAAACAATGCCGGAACTAATAGTTCCCCAAACCAAGGTAACTTGCTCCTAATGGAGACCTACATTAATGTATTATTGGTAGATAGATACCATATTCGTAAAGCACTTTCTAATATATAGTGCACTACCACTTTGAAGATCCGAATTCAAAGCTAAACAGCACATAACAACTTTGATGTACCCGTAGGGACAAATCATGAGGTCCAAAGCTGACAGTACCTTTAGAGCTAATACAACTTTGGGGTGTCTTTTAAGGGACAAAAATTGTGAGGTTCAATCAGTTAGTTCAAATTTGACAATacctaaatgaaatgatggacATCTTCTCTGtgataaaacataaaaacacAATATTGGCCTACACTGTCCTTTTCCCCCTCATCTTTTGCCATTGAAGCCTACTCTTAAAGGATAAATCACCATTTTGTTATTCAAAAGATGCTAATTTCATCAAAATAGCATCTGAATGAAAGAAAGGCATTCATGGGCCCCCAATGAGAATGATCAAACATATGTGATCATTTGGGGTCCCCAATATTTAACTAAGTTTGTCAAACTTTTGGGTGGCCAGCCTTTTTCATTCAAGGACTATTTTGTAAGAATTAAAATCTTTTGAGTGCCaaccaacttgggttggtcgaTTGGTCAACTCACTTGTCCACTTAAGCAAGTGTCAGGGGTTTGAATTCCGCCTTATGCATGCAGCAATCCATTGGCCAGCGGCAGACCCTTAGATGGagcaaaaatttattttactattggAAACTGGAAAGGGTTTTGACTTTAGTGCACGGATATACTTTCTTAAAGATACCCTTCTCatacattaattattttttatttctctgtatATTCTTCATATCTGTGTTTTTAATTCGGTGTCTACATAAACCAGTTTCATgaattctctctctccttttatGCCTCTTAACAAGAACCAATctccccacttagtgggacaaggctttcttcttgttgttgtaACAAGAACCAATCTATAGTATTGAACAATCATGATTATGACTTTACAGTGTAACATCTTATAAGAAAAGCCTTTGAATGGTTCTGCCATTCATGTATCCTATGAAACATGTATTTGCCCACCAATCTTTTGAATCTGGGTTACAGAAAGGTTCTTCCTGCTCCTTCTATAACGACACAGTAACGACTTTCTTGCAACGTCAGAAATTCAGAAAATTGTTAGCTTTTGTGAGAATGGTAGATGAGAGTTCCCACTTGACAGAGTTAGGGTTTTACAGCTGTAACAGAAGCAGTAACCTAACTAATCTAGCTAACAAACTTTTAACTAGAGTTAGGGTTAACTAACTATTTGTGGCTAGCACAACTTACTGCTTAAATAGGGTAAACCCCAAAAAatgtatccaaattaatttgttgctgagaagaatgtcttcaaattttgttattttaaaaacatgacGAAAATATACATCCGTGAATTAAGAAGTTCTACATTGACAGAAAAAAGTGATGTGGCATACAGAACTTTCTGTTTGTCATGTGAGATTTTGACCtacgtttttaaattatttaaggaCATTTTTGTCGAAATTCAGGATATTTTTGTGAAGGCCAAGATAATTCGGATGTATTTGGTGGTTTACCCGCATAAATATGTACCATAAGAATTTGATTAATATGCTCAAGTTAATCATCATTTCTTTCTATGTTGTTGTCTTAGTTACTTTGATGTCGGGCGACGAAGCACAATCGACCAGCGTAACGCCTCAGAAGTGTAAGCATTgctttctctttccttttttgttgttgttttctgTCGTCAATATTCTGAAGGTGGGCATGAGAAAATTCTTGTGCAGCTTCGCGATCATTCTCGTTGTTATCAGCATTCCGAAGCAAGAGCGGCGAGAAAAAGATAATGATGGCTTAATAGAAGTTGGTGCTGATGTTACTCAATGTAGCCATTACACGATTCGTTCCATTTGTCGTTTTCTTCTTTCAACTTTTCGGTCTCAAGGTTCTGCAGGTTATTGCTGTAGCAGAAAATATCATCTATAACATGTTGCTGCAAAATTAATCTTTGTAGATTCATGCTTCCTTGTTCATATGTCAGTCAAATTTGTATATCCTAAACCTACTCTATCAATAAACCATGGCATTAGTCCACCACCTTggttaataaggaaaattagTCTTAAAGAACCATTAAagagatttaattattaaaaaaggaTTTAGtaagaaaattattgaaaatgattaatttttataataaaggaCACTCTATTATACagattaaaataaagaattcattcaatattttggggttttctataattgaaggaaaaaaaagtaaaacaatTAACAATTAACAATAGTTTTGAtggaagttttaaaaaaaaaagcccGTAAGTCacatcttttaaattttgaacttTACTTTAAAGAATAACatgtaatttttcataatttatttcataggtggaaattaaaaaatatatataaaaaaaatcatttaagaataaaaaattatattttaccttttaaaatttaaaaatttcaaattcaaaccacatTAATAATAGTAACAATGTGTCACACTTTCATGTCTCTTAGTCTTTCAATTGTATTTGTACTCTTATTAGGCCCGTGGTTCTTCACTTCTTTGTGTTCATTTGGAaagttttaaaagttattttttaaatttttaatttataaaaagtagtaatattaatatttggtgtaattttaaaaattaaattatagcttctaaaaatttttttaaatacttaaagaaaagttaaaaaaaataatttctctcttaataaaaatttttttatcatatttttttaaaataaacacttttagaactaaaaaactaaacacaaaataatttatttataagttacttttaatataaacctttattatttaaattatttaaaaaaaaatttaattaagttatttatcCAAACAACCTTTGGCTATATAGTAACCGGCGAGCCTCTAGTTAGAGCTTTTGTTTATGAGAATGGCCATGTTTTAGATGTTGGTGTTTACATTGTCCACACTTAATAAAAACTAGTGTAAGACTCGCGCCGCACAGGCTAaatattaatcaattataaaattttacttttacttatttattaatattaatattaatagttatttttaatttggaaaAGTTTTcgtatataaaaatcaattgtATAATGTATAAGATTGTTTCATCATCTGCTTTTTATAGgcctaaataattttattatttttgtagttTATATTAGCAGATTTCACTTAAATGTAAAAGctattatgtttatgttaaaaTAAATGTGATTACACTTTGTTACTATcatacaacctaaagaaaaaaaaaattaaaacttaacgTATAAATGGTTTATATTGTAATTACACAAATAACGAATATTAAATgacatttaattatattattagacTCTTAGTATATATTCTGCACTATATATATNNCATATTGTTTCataaatctattttatttttttcttaatctatGCGCAAAGGAGTTCATATATGAATAACAAAATTGTTCGCACGTTGCACGAATTGAATGGttaatattcttttattatattaatatttaatctaattacaaaaaataattatataaaaaatttagaatggttaatattaatttgtatgtttttaatatttttttcatataaaaattttagagcatatttaactaatttaaaaaagatttaattattctgttggtttttatagttttgcaaaatttttaattaggtctttatactttttttcttttaattgggtctctgcaccaaattttttttcaatttggtCTTTCTTGacagtaattggcttaattttatagggacccaactaaaaaaaaattagtataggaacccaaataaaagaaaaaaaatagggacccaattaaaaaaaaattggtgcaaggactcaattaaaaggaaaaaatgtatagggacctaattaaaaattttgcgaaattatagagaccaacagagtaattaaacctataaaaaaataaataagtaaatatgtgctgttatataaagaaaaaataaattattgagaTTATTTCTCcgagttaatactcaaattgGCCCCTGAAAATTGACCTCTGACTCAATTTAGCCCTCAAAATTTCAATTGACTTTAAATGTACCCTGAAATTTTGCCTCGAGCCTCAATTTGGCCCTTCTGGCGTTTTTCGTCACCGGAGAGCTGACCTGGCAAATTTAAATGACACTTGGCAGTctcaaaacgacgccgttttacTGTTGGCGCCAAAGTTGTTAGAAACAACGTCGTATCCCTTAGGAAGGGGTTAAGTGAAAATCTAAACACTAACCACTCCAAAGGTGAGACTGAGTTGACCCTTTCTCTTCCTCCACTTCCTCTCGTTTTCCTTCCCGTGAGAGAATCACCATGGATGTCACAGTAACGGAGCTTTGAAACTTTTCTTACTTCTTTCTACCCCCATTGTGAAGATTAATTACCTGGGAGTCATCTTTTGAAAAACAGGTTAGTAACAAAATTGATGCTCTCAACTATCGTGCTCTGTTTTTATGAAAATGTTGGTTGTGTggtgtttttcatttttttcaccTTACTTGATCAGTGAAACTTTGGGAGAATGTGGTTGATTATGATTGTTGATGATGATAGAATTTCTGTATGTTAGGGGTTGTTGATAATGTTATAACTTTTGTATGTtagggtttaatttttttttgcatgtGTGGCTGTGATCAATCGAATCGTTCAATTCTTTATCCGTTTGAACAGTCTTTGATTCTTCATATTccattttaaaataacaattataCTCCTTCATATcccattttaatttaattgttgattggataatttcttgtaaaaataaaatattttctgtaCTGAACATTGTATGCATCAATGACCACCATGAATGTTTAAGTGATAATCATGAACTGAGGATTTTATATTTTGGCCAGTCATTGCAGTGTATTTAACTTTTGATTATTGTTTCGTTAACAGAGTTTAtgctaatttttttcattatgttcGTCTTGTTCTAGATATTCTTTTTTTCCCTTATCTTGGCATAGTTTTCTACGGATCCTTATCACATTAAAAAAGGAGCTTGTTTCCATATTTTCATCTAATGTAGCAGAACACATAAATTGCTAATATAGGACAATTCTTAACATTTGTACAATACAGGGACTTAATTAGAAATGTTTAAGCTGCAAgtatctaattgaaaattttgatttaagaaCTTGATTACGAACTTTTAAACCatagaaaattaattgaaatttaGTGAAACTatagaaatttttagaataattataCCTTTTCCATTTCTGTGATTCTAAATACCATTCTTTTTAGCTTTATGATGATTATGCTATGTTAAGTATCAATAGTCTAACATATTAGACTAATTCTAATGCATACTATTTTGTACAACAAGTTTCaggatcaattttttttctaggGGATTATTTTGCAATAAATCTAGCAACTGTTCCTACTTGTAGAGTGAACGAGTGATCATAAGAGGCAGGCTCTCATAAAACTCGAGTGGTTCTTCCACTTACACAATCTGATCTGAAATTGGGTTTCAGttttacataaaatttttacaaaGATTATCAATCTGGAGTGGAGATGAAGATTATCAAAGATTTGAGATCCATGGTTGGCCTACCAACATGGCTGTTGACTTGGGAAAGAGCATATGCATTTGTAGGTTTTGGCAAATAACAGGTACTGAGGTAGCCAATAATTGCTTAAACATAGTTTGGATTAGATAGTGAGTGGTTTGTATTCAtttaattaaacataatttAGATTAGATAGTGACTGGTTTGTATTCATTTAGgtgtttttatttgtttcacTATGTTTTATGTCTCTGGTGATTAGTCTCTATTTAAATAGATTGTTGGATACTGTTTCATAACATCTATCCTTATAGGCATGTCGTGTGTCCATGCATGTGCAGCTATCTCCAAGATAAATCGAAATCCTGAGGATTTTTGTCATCATTGGCTGACCATGGAAGCTTATAGAGATACCTACAAGCACTCTCTCAATCCAATACCCAGACAAGATCTTTGGGAGAGAAGTGAACAAAATAGGCCTCATGCACCTAAAATGAAGCGAAAGACAGGGCCAATAACCCAAAAAAGACGGAAGGATGCTGATGAAGAGTCATCTAGTGTTAAGAAGTCAAAAACTGAAACCAAGTTGAAGAGGAAATACAAAGAATTCACATGTACTTACTGTGGTACGAGAGGGCATACAAAGAGGAGTTGTGCTCATAGGAAAGCTGATGACCTTGCTAGTGCCCTTGTTAATGCAGCAGCGGCTGttgttgcaaaagaaaaaggttCTAAGGCTGGAGAGGGTACAGATCTAGCAAACGCTGCTACTACTAACACCCAAGCTGCTGAGATTAATGAAAATGCTTCATTAGCACCACGTCAAGTTATTGCTGATGCAAATGCTTCAGAGATTGTACTCACCCAACCCACTTACTCACAGCCAGAAAATCAGGAACAGGTAGTGTTTGGTTTCTAATATTTGATTAACTGTTAACTGGTTTATATTGATTTATAATACACGAGTAAATATTGGGTAGATCTAACTGATTGATACTATTTGATAACAAATTGATTGGTTTTTGTTGGGTTGTATTGGTCACTATTTCTGTTCACAATTTTACTAGGTCCCTCCATCAGACCCATCTCCACCTCCACAACAGGTGACAAGGCCTCAAAAGTTGCAATCTAAGAGAAAAACAACTTTCAATGTGGACCCAATGCAAGGAGCAAATTCTGGGACAGCTGCACGCTTGGCAGAGTTTATGACATTCGTCCCCACCCCAGGCTTCAAACCACCAACAACAAAATAGAAACTGCTTTGTAATGTTGACTAGAAGTTGTGTAGAACATATTTTGTAGAGAGCATTTGATCAAACTATGctcttttgatattttgttacTATGTTATGTAGAGTAATCTGTTTTGGTTTAAGATATTTGAAACTATGTTATCTATGGTATCTAAGGTATGATACAGATACTGCTGTTGATAATGCTGTGatattgacaatgattaatGACTATGAATTACTTAATGAATTACTTATTTCTGGGTCTTATGTCAAGTGCAAGAACCACACAAGGTTCTATTAGATTTTCTTTTGTCATAACATCTCAtctatttatatctttttcacaAGTGAACTATACACTTAAATTTATTCACTAATGAAAGTGCATACTACATATATAGTTATTAGAGCCAGCTCATGATCTTGTCTTCATATACAGACTCATAGCAGCTTCATATATAATCTCAgttttaaagaattttacaGGATATAACATTAGCAAAGAGAACATAAAATTTCATTTCTATTTTCTCATTAAATACATAACAATGCTTCATTCAAATAACTGATATACAATTACATATATTTGATCACACCTAATCCGCAAGCTACAATCacaattctaaaaataataacaaacacAGACAACATAATATTCCacatttttaatattctattttcagCTTCAACTACACTAATTTTCCATCCCATAGATATTTTTCAATGGTCTTCACTAACTGAACTTTCATTTCTGCCAACTatggcttcttctttttcaacatCTCCCCATTTAAAAAAGACACACCATCTCTTACCGGTAGTTTACAacacaaaaaatccaaaaaaaattgagaggaaGAACAGCTACAAAATCAACAAGCATTTGAGAAATAAGACACACAATCAACTTGCAATAATTCAACCAACTCACATTATAGTTAGAGCATCCATAGAATGGTCTTTCTGGATTGGAATCCGTCCCAGACCACCGAAGAATAGGACGCAACCCACAACCGCACCAATGCGGAACCTTCCCACCTCTGTCACCGTGTGCGTTCTTCACCCAGCCACTATGCGAACAAGCTCTACCAGAACTACCTGAGCTTTGACTGCTGCTTCGCAACATTCTTCTCACCTCTTTGAGACACTCTTCGATTTGGAGAAATTGGAAGTTCTaggttttatttgaaatttttagggGTTAAATTAAAGCCTTCAAACATTTTGCCATTTCATCTAACTGCTAGGGTGCCAAGTGTCTACCAAATTTGCCAGGTCAGCTCTCCGGTGACGAAAAACGCCGGAAGGGCCAAATTGAGGCTCGAGGCAAAACTTCAGGGTACAAttagatatatatattataatttataagtgTAACTTGAATAATTGAGTCactgttaaaaatttttggtgtcAAAATTGAGAAACTTTTATGTAACGGCTAAAAAATTTTGGCATTATTTCCTAATAAATTCTGCATAACTCAAAATTTTTCctcctcttcatcatcatcattttctttttttcttgtttatctttcacttcttgttttactttctcataattcttcttgcTTTACTTTTTtatcaagaataaaaacaagaaaaattcaggaaaaggaaaaaacatgcgataaaaaataatacaaaaaaaaagaagaaagagaaggaggaaaaacgtgaagaagaaaaagaaagaagcgATAAAAATGAAGATAATTTTTGTTAAGTTTGGACTATCTTATTGAAGTTGGTTGTCGAAAATGCTTGGATGTGCAACAAGACtgtatatataaattgaatACATTTTATAGTAATAAGTTAGTTTGGCTCAGCTCTAATGGAGCCAAACTGTGATATCCATTCCCCAAGATTCCTAATTGCAAAAAACCAAGCTGCGTAACTTAAATTAGTCTTGACCTCAGAATTATGCTAATAAATAAGTTTGACAATACAAAGAAAATCCATAAGATTCTGTAGAATAATTAGTGGCAAAGAAATTGAATATTTTCTCAGGCTAGTCAAATGCGAAAAATGCAGTTTAAAGACTCAACAAGAATAGAGCCACTCATCAAGGACAACTCGAAGCTGTTATTCATGATGCCTTCATATCGTCCAAGCCGAGACGCGCCTGCACCCAAAATGCAAAATGATATTCCTTTACATAATTTCTATGCAAGAAAGTATAGGAGCTAATTTGTAGTCAGTTAacattagtttatttttcttttttaattccatatttttgaagatttagggttgagaatttataatttaagatttataatttatagtttAGAATGTACATattaagataaacaaaaatactgtaaaacaaaaattaacttaaattaactaaaaaaaattggctCCCTACCCTTTTTGTATTTAGTAACACATCCTACCATTAGCATAATCTTACCCATATGTTTTgataaatcttaaatttaaatCTAAACTAAAACAATCTTTCCCAGGGATCGGATTGTTGGAGATAGTTAATGTGATATATGCTATAATAGCATCGTATCTGAATCCTTTTGATTTAATATAAGACATTCCGCCATGCTCCAGCCTAAACTTGACGAAGCATATACAGTTCAACGTATTTTTACAGTCCTgttaaagaaaaatgttatcaaTTAACTAGAAGGCCAAAGTTGACCCAAGAAATCTTACCAGAAACTTGTGATTCTCTTCAAGGAGTGGGGAAAGGGTAGCACAAAATTTCTCCATGTCAGCATTGAGATTGCCACCGCCTCCGAGAACCTCCATGAACTTCTTCCTATCAGGAACAAGCTTCATGACAACCTGTACGTCAAACATTTAGTATGTTCTAAAAGCATACTGGCTCTCATATACTGTACAAGCCTTTCTAATGGAGAAACAAAATGGcgaaaaagcaaataaatagcagagagaaagaaggggaaCCGACATAAGGCAACAGAAAAGGGGCAGCCAGATGCACAAGCATCTGGCGTTAACAACAGGTCTGAGAAAGGGTCATACCTGAAGGGTGTAAACATCCTAACCTAATAATTACATCAGTGGTTATTTCCACGACTTGAACCTGTGACCTTGAGGTCACACGGACACAACGGAACAATGCTAGATATAAAAAGAGACAAGTAAAATCTACACAAATGTTTAATATTTTGGTCAAAGGTAACTAAACTACTGCATACAAACCAGAAAGCAATGATGTAGAATTATCTTTTGATCAATATTTTAATGATCTTAAGGGAATTATTCGGCAAATTTCTTCTAAGACCTCCATATGTCACATGTCTAACTTTTTGATAACCAAAATATATAAGGGAATAGCCTCAATCGTTAAGTTCATATGTCAGAAACACTAGGATATGAAGCACTCATTGATACAGACAAGGCTCGTAGAGACTTGAGAGCAGAATAATGCAAATAGTAAGATCAACAGCCACTCACATTTCACAAACTTTAAGCTAACCAAAATCAAGAATTTTcactgaaatattttttttctatcaagAGGTTTAACCATTGCATTAACAAAGCATGAAAAGAGCAGTACACCAAAGCTTGAACTAGCAAGCCAACCATGCCACTTCTTAAGAGTGTTGTTGTAGGATTCTGTGCAGGCTTGTGACAATGACCAATCTTCGTGCTCTATCAAACTTTGGAACAAACCCACCAAGAAATCCATGGCCCTGTTTCAAGTTAGACAAAtacagatattgcaaattatattTCATGTATCAATGAAAGAAAAGTAATCAATAATCATTAGCTGACGGGATCTCTAACCACCAAATGAAAATTAAGATTGTCATGTTATCGCATTGGCACATTGAGAAAGAAAAGTTATATTGGCAGAAGCTTGATATGTTTAAAATAACTAAGAaccatttttttccttcttagAGAAACTATATTATCAAATCAAGTGTAAAGGGCCATCATTAGTGCAGAAGATAATGAAAACAAACTGAAGCCTTCATCATTCATCTTCCTACAAAATCTCTGTTAATCATTGTCAGTTTGAATTGAATCCCAGATTTACAAAACTGTCCTATGTGACATAAATGACATTCTTTCACAGACTTGTTTAGGTATAGATGCAATTTCCAATACTTTTATTTAAATCTTATCAAATTCACTGGTCACTATGCTGGGATCATGGTAATCAGAGAAATAAAGAGTTGAGAGAAAATTCAAAACTGAAACAAAAAAACTACTATATGGTTAAAAAGGTAAAAATACAACTATACAAGTGAGTTGTACCCTTATACTAGCTAACAACGAACATCAAAAGATTTCGTAACCAACTTGCTAACAATAGTATTCCTAATAAACAAACATAatgcatgaaaaactcaaagcTAGAAACGTCAAGAGATTTTAAAGTCTATTAAAATTGGAGAAAAACTTgtccaatataaaaaatatggcTTTGGAATATGGCTTAAATTCGAAGCAAAAGTTAATGTAACTGCATGGTATTCTCTACCTTGTCAACCAAAGAAGTCCATTGGTACAACTGGATGATGCCTTAGTAGTGTTAGTTTCAACCTCTGCTTGTACCAAACTAAACAGACAATTGAATCTGGATGGATTGGAAGAATATTGAGTCTCCAATCTCTGCCGTGAAAATGaacatattaaatttaaaaaaacatatggctacataaaaagaaaataatatatatagatggatatctacacacacacacacataaaaAGGAACCTAGaatagtaacaaaataaatgaTGTTGGTAGCGAAACAACTGATCATATTTACAACATTTTATCTTGAAAATTAGTGCATCCGTAGTGTCAAGAAATCATATTTTGAACAAATATATCGATGAATAACTATGAATATACTTAGCAGTTGACCAGAACATACTGATATGTTACCACCAATGTCCGATTTAACGAGGCCCATAGCAGTTCCAAACTTATCTGACACGAAAAGCATTAGTTCAACTATGAATTAGTTCAAGTATATAATCAAAtatcatttataaaatattaatgcaGTTATTATATTGGGTGCATATAGCTTCACAAATTAGAATCTGTTGTGTTTTACAAGTTTAGGATGTATAGTTAGTTTGTAACGTATAATGAATTCTAAATATTTAAGGCAAATTACAAGTTTCCACCCA
This sequence is a window from Arachis duranensis cultivar V14167 chromosome 2, aradu.V14167.gnm2.J7QH, whole genome shotgun sequence. Protein-coding genes within it:
- the LOC107474327 gene encoding glycolipid transfer protein 1, coding for MEGTVFAPALEQLEHVKSEQGEILTKPFLDACKHILPVIDKFGTAMGLVKSDIGGNISRLETQYSSNPSRFNCLFSLVQAEVETNTTKASSSCTNGLLWLTRAMDFLVGLFQSLIEHEDWSLSQACTESYNNTLKKWHGWLASSSFGVVMKLVPDRKKFMEVLGGGGNLNADMEKFCATLSPLLEENHKFLARLGLDDMKAS